From the genome of Apodemus sylvaticus chromosome 3, mApoSyl1.1, whole genome shotgun sequence, one region includes:
- the Uts2 gene encoding urotensin-2, whose amino-acid sequence MDRVPFCCLLFLGLLSPLLSLPVTDTGERSLQLPVREKDALQVLEELERTALLQTLRQALRTEAEAGESPGEADPSAETPTPRGSLRKAIAGQDSTTVLSRLLARTRKQHKQHGNAPECFWKYCI is encoded by the exons ATGGACAGGGtgcccttctgctgcctgctctTCCTAGGACTCCTGAGTCCACTCCTGTCCCTCCCCGTCACGGACACTGGCGAAAGGTCTCTTCAGCTTCCAG TGCGTGAGAAAGATGCTCTTCAGgttctggaggagctggagaggacGGCCCTCCTGCAGACACTGCGCCAGGCCCTGCGCAcggaagcagaagcaggggaaAGCCCTGGAGAAGCAG ATCCCAGCGCTGAGACTCCCACTCCACGGGGGAGCCTGAGGAAG GCTATTGCTGGGCAAGATTCTACCACGGTACTGAGTCGTCTTTTGGCAAGAACCAGGAAACAACATAAGCAACACGGGAATGCCCCAGAATGCTTCTGGAAATACTGCATCTGA